One Mycobacterium paraseoulense genomic window, TCGGGCTGGGCTTGATCGCCGCGTTCGTCTGGCACGCCTGGTATCGCGCGGACCATCCGCTCATTGACCTGAGGCTTTTCCGAAACCGCGTGGTCACAGAGGTCAACGTGACGTTGCTGGTGTTCGCCGTCGCCTTCGTGGGCGCCGGGCTGCTGGTCCCCAGCTATTTCCAGGTTGTGCTCCACGAGACTCCGATGCAGGCCGGGTTGCACATGGTGCCGGTAGGGGTCGGCGCCCTGGTGACCATGCCACTCGGCGGGGCCTTCGTGGACCGGCGGGGGCCAGGCAAGATCGTGGTGGCCGGCCTCGCGCTGATGGCCGTGGGTCTCGGCGTATTCACCTTCGGAGTGGCCAAGCAGGCCGCCTATCAACCGACGCTGCTGGCCGGGCTGACGATCATGGGCCTAGGCATAGGCTTCACCACGACGCCGCTCAATGCGGCGCTCATGCAGTCCCTGGCGCCGCATCAGATCGCCCGCGGGACGACGCTGATGAGCGTCAATCAACAGATAGGTGGCTCGATCGGCGCGGCCTTGATGGCGGTGATCTTGACCAATCAGTTCAACCACAACGCATACATCGCCGGTGCAAACAAGCTGGCGGCTCTGCAAGGTGAGGCCGCCAGGCACGGGCAACCCGTCGACCCGTCTGCCATTCCGCGGCAAACGGCCAGCCCCGATTTCGCGACCAATCTGATGAACAGTCTTACCCACGCTTACACGGTGGTGTACGTGCTGGCCGTCGTGCTGGTTGCGGTGACGATGATTCCGGCGTGGTTTTTGCCGAAGAAGATACCGAGCCACGTAGTCGGCGATTGAGTCGCCGTCACCGTTGAAACATCGCCGCCTCCGGCTTGCCCCCTCGCGGTCAGTGCTCCGGACCGCCTCCGCGACCTTCTTCCAGGCCGCCGCCATCGCGGCGGCCTGAGGCGACAGCCAGCAGCCACGCGTACTGGAATGCGGTTTCCTGCCAGGCCTTGTAGCGACCACTGACGCCGCCGTGCCCGGCGTTCATCTGGGTCTTGAGCAGGACCGGACTGCCGTTTCCGTTGACGTGCCGCAACGCGGCCACCCACTTGGCGGGCTCCACGTAGTAGACCCTGGTGTCGTTGAGCGAAGTCATCGCCAGAATGGCCGGATACCGCCTGGCCGCAACGTTCTCATACGGCGAATAGGACTTCATGTAAAAGTAGACGTCCTTGTCCTCCAACGGGTTTCCCCATTCGTCCCATTCGGTCACGGTCAGCGGCAACGAGGGATCGAGGATGGTGGTCAGTGGGTCCACGAACGGGACCTGCGCAAGGATCCCGGCGAAGAGATCCGGCGCCAGGTTGGCGACGGCACCCATCAGCAGGCCGCCCGCGCTGCCACCCAACGCCACCAGTTGCCCGGGCCGGGTGACGCCGGTGTCGACCAAGTGCCTTGCCACCGCGACGAAGTCGGTGAAGGTGTTCTTCTTCTCTAGCAGCTTGCCGTGCTCATACCACGGCCGGCCCATCTCACCGCCGCCGCGGACGTGGGCGATGGCGAACACCATGCCGCGGTCCAGCAGCGACAGCCGAGCGATGGAAAAGCTGGGATCGGTGCACATCTCGTAGGCGCCGTAGCCGTAAAGCAGCGCGGGCGCCGGAAATTCGATACCGACGCGATGCACGATGGACACCGGGATGCGGGTGCCGTCGTCGGCAATCGCCCAATCACGCCGCTCGACGTAGTCGGCGGTGCGGTAACCGCCCAGCACAGGCTGCTCGCGCAGCAAGGTGCGTTCGCCGGTGGCGAAGTCGACGTCGTACACCCGGGCCGGGACGACGAGCGACCCCGCCCTGATCCGCAGCTTGGGCGCGTCCCAGTTGGGGTTACCGGCGGGGGCGGCGCACATCAACTCGGAGTCGAACGTAATCTCCTCGGGCTCGGCGTAGTTCCCCGCGGCATCGATGTCCCACACCTGCAGGCGAGGCAACGCCTCTCGCCGGTAGCTGACCACCAGATGGCGGGCGAAGGCGTCCACGCCGTCGAGCCGCACGTCGTCACAGTGCGGGATCAGGGTGCGCTGCCGGGTCGGGTCGCTGACCGGCGCTTCGGTCAGCGTGAAGTTGACCGCGTCGTCGTTGTGCAGAATCAGGAATCGGTCCTGGCCGCCGACCACCGCGTGCTCGACCGCGTACTCGATGCCTTCGCGCCGTGGCAGCACGACGGTGAACCGTGCGTGCGGATCGGCGGCGTCGGCGTACCGGTACTCGGAGGTGATGGACGAACCCGATGCGATGAAAATGTAGGCCTCGCTACGCGTGAGCCCCACGCCAAGCCAAAACCGTTCGTCTGCCTCGTGATACACCAGTTCCGACGGCTCGCCGGAGCCCACGCGGTAGCGCCAGACCTTGTCGGGGCGGTGGGCCGCATCCAGAGTCAGGTAGTACACCGTGCGGTTGTCGGCAGCCCAGGTCGCCCCCGCCCCAATGTCGGCGATCTCGTCGCCATACAGCTCGCCGGTGCGCAAGTCCTTGAAACGCAACGTATAGCGTTCGTCGCCGACGACATCGACGGAATAGGCCAGCAGATTTCCGTCCAGGCTGACGGTGGCGGCACCGAGCGCGAAGAATTCGTGGCCGTGGGCCTCGGCGTTCGAGTCGAGCAGGATCTGCTCGCCGGGAATCTCGGTGTCCTCTTCCAGGATCGGCGGATCCCAGTCATCGGGATCGCCCACCGGACAACGGCACTGGACCCGATACTGCTTACCTTCGAAGGTGCGGGCGTAATACCACCAGTCGCCCTGCCGTGTCGGCACCGATAGGTCGGTCTCCTTGGTGCGCGCCTTGATTTCATCGAAGATCTGTTGGCGCAGCGGTTCGAGATCAGCCGTCATCGCGTCGACGTAGCCGTTCTCCGCATCGAGGTAGGCGATGACGTCGGGGTTGGACTTGTCGCGCAGCCATTCATAGGGATCGATGAAGACGTCGCCGTGATGCTCGCGTCGGGTCTCCTGCCGCTTGGCGACGGGTGCTATCGGCGGCGCATCCCGGTTGCCGGCGAGGGCTTCCGTCATGCGCCGATCCAGTCGGCGAAACTCAAGCCCGAAATGCGTTCGTAGGCATCGATGTAACGGTCCCGGGTGGCGTCGATGATGTGGTCCGGCAGTGGTGGTGGCGGCTGCGAGCCGTGGCGGTCCCAGCCGGACTCGGGGCCGGTGAGCCAGTTACGGACGAATTGCTTGTCGAAACTCGTCTGCACCACCCCAACCCGGTAATCCTCGGCCGGCCAGTATCGCGAGGAGTCGGGCGTGAAGATTTCGTCGGCCAGCAGCAGGTTGCCGTCGCGGTCGGTGCCGAACTCGAACTTGGTGTCGGCGATGATGATTCCCTTCGTCAGGGCGTGATCGGCGGCCTGAACATACGTCTGCAGCGTGCGGTCGCGCAGCTGGTTGGCGCGCACCCCGCCCACCAACTCGATCACCCTGTCGAACGAGATGTTCTCGTCGTGGTCCCCCAGCGCGGCTTTCGTGGCCGGCGTGAACAGCGGTTCGGAGAACTTGCTGGCCTCGACCAGCCCGGGCGGCAAGGTGATGCCGCAGACCTTGCCGGTCGCCTGATAGTCCAGCAGTCCCGATCCGGTGAGGTACCCGCGCGCCACGCACTCCACCGGCAGCATGTCCAGCCGCCGCACCACCAACCCACGGCCCAGGACCTCGTCGGGGATGCGCGGGTCGTCCGGCGGCCCGGCGAGA contains:
- a CDS encoding DHA2 family efflux MFS transporter permease subunit — protein: MLGNTMQKAYSAPSDAAGEPTPTGQPDSDRHQSPDKLDAALLRIAGVCGLACIMAILDNTVVLVAQPTFLAQFGSTQAIVSWTIAGYMLAFATVIPITGWAADRFGTKRLFMGSILLFTLGSLLCALAPNILTLIIFRVLQGVGGGMLLPLSFVILTREAGPKRVGRLMAIGGLPILLGPIGGPILGGWLIDTYGWKWIFLVNLPVGLAAFALAAVMFAKDRSAPSEAFDFVGVLLLSPGVAAFLIGVSSIPGRGTLADRYVLIPALLGLGLIAAFVWHAWYRADHPLIDLRLFRNRVVTEVNVTLLVFAVAFVGAGLLVPSYFQVVLHETPMQAGLHMVPVGVGALVTMPLGGAFVDRRGPGKIVVAGLALMAVGLGVFTFGVAKQAAYQPTLLAGLTIMGLGIGFTTTPLNAALMQSLAPHQIARGTTLMSVNQQIGGSIGAALMAVILTNQFNHNAYIAGANKLAALQGEAARHGQPVDPSAIPRQTASPDFATNLMNSLTHAYTVVYVLAVVLVAVTMIPAWFLPKKIPSHVVGD
- a CDS encoding S9 family peptidase, which encodes MTEALAGNRDAPPIAPVAKRQETRREHHGDVFIDPYEWLRDKSNPDVIAYLDAENGYVDAMTADLEPLRQQIFDEIKARTKETDLSVPTRQGDWWYYARTFEGKQYRVQCRCPVGDPDDWDPPILEEDTEIPGEQILLDSNAEAHGHEFFALGAATVSLDGNLLAYSVDVVGDERYTLRFKDLRTGELYGDEIADIGAGATWAADNRTVYYLTLDAAHRPDKVWRYRVGSGEPSELVYHEADERFWLGVGLTRSEAYIFIASGSSITSEYRYADAADPHARFTVVLPRREGIEYAVEHAVVGGQDRFLILHNDDAVNFTLTEAPVSDPTRQRTLIPHCDDVRLDGVDAFARHLVVSYRREALPRLQVWDIDAAGNYAEPEEITFDSELMCAAPAGNPNWDAPKLRIRAGSLVVPARVYDVDFATGERTLLREQPVLGGYRTADYVERRDWAIADDGTRIPVSIVHRVGIEFPAPALLYGYGAYEMCTDPSFSIARLSLLDRGMVFAIAHVRGGGEMGRPWYEHGKLLEKKNTFTDFVAVARHLVDTGVTRPGQLVALGGSAGGLLMGAVANLAPDLFAGILAQVPFVDPLTTILDPSLPLTVTEWDEWGNPLEDKDVYFYMKSYSPYENVAARRYPAILAMTSLNDTRVYYVEPAKWVAALRHVNGNGSPVLLKTQMNAGHGGVSGRYKAWQETAFQYAWLLAVASGRRDGGGLEEGRGGGPEH
- a CDS encoding phosphoribosylaminoimidazolesuccinocarboxamide synthase; translated protein: MRPALSDYRHLARGKVREIYRVDDEHLLLVATDRISAYDYVLDSTIPDKGRILTAMSVFFFGLVDAPNHLAGPPDDPRIPDEVLGRGLVVRRLDMLPVECVARGYLTGSGLLDYQATGKVCGITLPPGLVEASKFSEPLFTPATKAALGDHDENISFDRVIELVGGVRANQLRDRTLQTYVQAADHALTKGIIIADTKFEFGTDRDGNLLLADEIFTPDSSRYWPAEDYRVGVVQTSFDKQFVRNWLTGPESGWDRHGSQPPPPLPDHIIDATRDRYIDAYERISGLSFADWIGA